A genomic stretch from Budorcas taxicolor isolate Tak-1 chromosome 15, Takin1.1, whole genome shotgun sequence includes:
- the LOC128060526 gene encoding LOW QUALITY PROTEIN: spermine synthase-like (The sequence of the model RefSeq protein was modified relative to this genomic sequence to represent the inferred CDS: inserted 2 bases in 1 codon; substituted 1 base at 1 genomic stop codon), with the protein MAAARHSTLDFKLGAKADGETILKGLQSIFQEQGMTESVHTWQDHGYLATYINKNGSFANLRIYPHGLVLLDRQSYDGDAQGKEVDSLWNRVEERMKELSQDSTERVKRLPPXGGAIDRYWPTADGRLVEYDIDKVMYDEDSPYQNIKILHSKQFGNILILSGDVNLAESDLAYTRAIMGSGKEDYSGKDVLILGGGDGGILCETVKLKPKMVTMVEIDQMVIDGCKKYTXKTCGDVLDNLKGDCYQVLIEDCIPVLKRYAKEGREFDYVINDLTAVPISTSPEDSTWEFLRLILDLSMKVLKQDGKYFTQGNCVSLTEALSLYEEQLGRLYCPVEFPKEIVCVPSYLELWVFYTVWKKAKP; encoded by the exons ATGGCAGCAGCACGGCACAGCACCCTCGACTTCAAGCTCGGTGCCAAAGCTGATGGTGAGACCATTCTGAAAGGCCTCCAGTCCATTTTCCAGGAGCAGGGGATGACGGAGTCAGTGCACACCTGGCAGGACCATGGCTATTTAGCGACGTACATAAACAAAAATGGCAGCTTTGCCAATTTGAGAATTTACCCGCATGGATTGGTGTTGCTGGATCGTCAGAGCTACGATGGCGATGCACAAGGCAAAGAAGTCGATAGTCTTTGGAACAGagtagaagaaagaatgaaagaattgaGTCAGGACAGTACTGAGCGGGTAAAGCGATTACCACC AGGAGGGGCCATTGACAGATACTGGCCCACTGCTGATGGTCGCCTGGTTGAGTACGATATCGATAAAGTGATGTATGATGAAGACTCACCTTACCAGAACATTAAAATTTTACACTCAAAGCAATTTGGGAATATTCTCATCCTCAGTGGGGATGTTAATTTGGCGGAAAGTGATTTGGCGTATACCCGGGCCATCATGGGCAGTGGCAAAGAAGATTACAGTGGCAAAGATGTactgattctgggaggtggagatGGGGGCATATTATGTGAAACAGTCAAACTGAAACCAAAGATGGTGACTATGGTAGAGATTGACCAAATGGTGATTGACGGATGTAAGAAATACACGTGAAAAACGTGTGGTGATGTCTTAGACAATCTTAAAGGAGACTGCTATCAGGTTCTAATAGAAGACTGTATTCCAGTACTGAAGAGGTACGCCAAAGAAGGGAGAGAGTTTGACTATGTGATTAATGATTTGACAGCTGTTCCAATCTCCACATctccagaagattccacatgggaGTTTCTCAGACTGATTCTTGACCTCTCAATGAAAGTATTGAAACAGGATGGGAAATATTTTACACAGGGGAACTGTGTCAGTTTGACAGAAGCCCTGTCACTCTATGAAGAACAGCTGGGGCGCCTGTATTGTCCTGTGGAATTCCCGAAGGAGATCGTCTGTGTCCCTTCGTACTTGGAATTGTGGGTATTTTACACAGTTTGGAAGAAAGCTAAACCTTGA